A stretch of Girardinichthys multiradiatus isolate DD_20200921_A chromosome 20, DD_fGirMul_XY1, whole genome shotgun sequence DNA encodes these proteins:
- the LOC124857398 gene encoding uncharacterized protein LOC124857398 → MSRSNKQMKRNISISIDNVEDIILPRLNTLSPAQWTLLSQGLKDSHITGVLADILSEIFQQCVENSLKIVVPMIEENMEACAKTEIPDENISVNLNSLITAEMATALQVSPEICHSGEELNSLMEEEVSQKVTSIANVIIRTPVYPVEPAVYVSARFSSLINLNRMVSNAVEFLRKHLNRARSSCADRYWSRFVKKRASSVPPPKPETAFELPPKSVSSVVKHPSFLALVGEGITKIIEKHSHDSYDAKKADDVTEFCPAVQVAEAISQTIIEDLHFCKSEGSVRQKYEKSSCAPHFNLKKIVGDIRSLFSSKLKPAPAGRQQITSKPEFSSFVKQRFSSMVSSLKKSLDSSDTKVVKLKHDPGRSSRLVCLMCPGCVPEVSSDEESPKHRDYTETDHIPKLDFQSIKPQIDSLCAESTENTFLNDKIKQFAKELTDTLYVNIMRSHYYQIPVPPEGKCLSDSVLSSKKIRDASGQIQVCPEVFYARAEDEVRTFLQRIFLWIKNEETYQISEEDKVSSVLSEINDLVKQICVTSTQIMSPEPCEPQNEKDSKPNISREFADKSKSDEADQSKYDEADKSKSDEADQVSLTSDIESWIVTREKFLKKISTSDGFTASGNIYFSCNDEIQTNMSNQEAIESDVSENTEREEGNTFLVMSAALNCSKKNGGPFTSKEMGMILCHLSGVDDVEKDFTVNIYNENTKQFVREITKDLKNEFGSTEAVLKAMMSEAGRPFKRAVLRFLKSYFNIKPPKSAVQRFFSAITKLFRNLFRKQRVSSSSL, encoded by the coding sequence atgtctcGGTCCAATAAGCAAATGAAGAGAAATATCTCCATCTCAATTGACAACGTGGAGGACATAATACTACCTCGTTTGAACACTTTATCACCGGCACAGTGGACCTTGCTGTCCCAAGGTCTGAAGGATTCACATATTACAGGCGTTCTGGCTGACATACTTAGCGAAATTTTTCAGCAATGTGTGGAAAATTCATTGAAAATCGTGGTTCCAATGATTGAAGAGAATATGGAGGCCTGTGCAAAGACTGAAATCCCAGATGAAAACATCAGTGTGAATTTAAACAGTTTGATTACAGCAGAAATGGCCACCGCTCTCCAGGTTTCACCAGAAATTTGTCACAGTGGGGAGGAGTTAAACTCATTGATGGAAGAGGAGGTCTCTCAAAAAGTAACTTCTATTGCAAATGTGATCATAAGGACCCCCGTTTATCCTGTGGAACCTGCCGTGTATGTGAGTGCCCGCTTTTCCAGCCTAATAAATCTCAACAGAATGGTTTCCAACGCAGTTGAATTTCTCCGAAAACATCTTAACAGAGCCAGATCAAGTTGTGCTGACAGATACTGGAGCAGATTCGTGAAAAAGCGGGCCTCAAGTGTGCCTCCACCAAAACCAGAGACTGCATTTGAACTTCCACCGAAAAGCGTTTCTTCAGTCGTAAAACATCCCTCTTTTCTGGCTTTAGTTGGTGAGggaattacaaaaataatagaGAAACATTCACATGATTCATACGATGCCAAAAAAGCAGACGATGTTACAGAATTTTGCCCAGCAGTTCAAGTGGCAGAAGCAATTAGCCAAACTATCATTGAGGACCTTCATTTCTGCAAATCCGAAGGTTCAGTTAGACAGAAATATGAGAAAAGTTCATGCGCGCCACATTTTAACTTGAAAAAAATTGTTGGTGATATCAGAAGCCTATTTTCATCAAAGCTCAAACCCGCTCCAGCTGGAAGACAACAAATAACCAGCAAACCAGAATTTTCCAGCTTTGTCAAGCAGCGGTTTTCCAGTATGGTGTCTTCGTTGAAGAAATCATTGGATTCAAGCGACACAAAGGTGGTCAAATTGAAACATGACCCAGGTAGATCAAGCAGACTTGTGTGCCTCATGTGTCCTGGATGTGTCCCTGAAGTTTCATCAGATGAGGAAAGCCCAAAACATCGAGACTACACAGAGACAGACCACATTCCTAAACTGGATTTTCAGTCTATCAAACCTCAGATTGATAGCCTGTGTGCAGAATctacagaaaacacatttctaaATGACAAGATCAAACAGTTTGCAAAGGAACTGACAGATACATTATATGTTAATATCATGAGGAGCCATTATTATCAAATTCCTGTTCCTCCAGAAGGAAAATGTCTTTCAGACTCTGTCCTCTCTAGCAAGAAAATAAGGGACGCTTCCGGCCAAATACAAGTTTGCCCTGAAGTCTTCTATGCCAGAGCAGAAGACGAGGTAAGGACATTTCTCCAAAGAATCTTTCTCTGGATAAAAAATGAGGAAACTTATCAGATAAGTGAAGAGGATAAAGTTTCCAGTGTGCTCTCAGAAATCAACGATCTGGTTAAACAAATATGTGTCACATCGACCCAAATAATGTCTCCAGAGCCCTGTGAGCCACAAAATGAAAAGGACAGTAAACCAAATATTTCAAGGGAATTTGCAGACAAGTCTAAATCTGATGAAGCAGACCAGTCTAAATATGATGAAGCAGACAAGTCTAAATCTGATGAAGCAGACCAAGTCTCTTTAACGTCTGACATTGAGTCCTGGATTGTGACACGTGAAAAATTTCTCAAAAAGATATCAACCAGCGATGGGTTTACAGCATCAGggaatatttatttcagttgtaATGATGAAATTCAAACTAACATGTCAAATCAGGAGGCAATTGAAAGTGACGTGTCTGAGAACACAGAACGAGAGGAAGGTAATACATTTTTAGTAATGAGTGCAGCTTTAAACTGTTCAAAGAAAAATGGAGGGCCCTTTACGTCCAAAGAGATGGGAATGATCCTGTGTCATCTGTCAGGAGTGGATGATGTAGAAAAAGACTTTACTGTCAATATATACAATGAAAACACTAAACAATTTGTTAGAGAAATCACCAAAGATCTAAAAAACGAGTTTGGCTCCACTGAAGCAGTGTTGAAGGCTATGATGTCAGAAGCTGGCCGTCCTTTTAAGAGGGCTGTATtgagatttttaaaaagttactttAACATAAAACCCCCGAAATCTGCAGTTCAAAGGTTCTTTTCAGCAATCACAAAACTTTTTAGGAATCTTTTCCGAAAGCAAAGAGTATCTTCTTCCTCCCTGTAG